One stretch of Centroberyx gerrardi isolate f3 chromosome 13, fCenGer3.hap1.cur.20231027, whole genome shotgun sequence DNA includes these proteins:
- the LOC139918201 gene encoding caspase-3-like, whose product MAAQESVRRNKTDIQDILCADYPLILGKVHQNKLVTQREYNNLNNISGVDVGGHVTRLVDKLMNKGEDTCRAFRDLLQTDEVIISTFPDLKNIQWGYTRPPSTPIQSTDAARYRAPDTTDSTFRNKDVPCQDSRRRNEDEQYQLSSKPTGLCVIINNENFKSGKRKGTNEDAQSLAEVFSWLGFRVLMCKDLTKDQMDRVLKSFASLSDISQLNVKEWSGSRFTDLKQLPQHGDAFICCIMSHGNTGGVSGVDGALLPINEITSTFNGANCTTLINKPKVFFIQACQGSNIQPRVVASDLEPGASSGPLVYIPVDADFLVAVSTVEGYKSYRQRDGSWFMQSLCQQLRDGSGDDLMNILYRVNNDVSQKGGVDSESRPVKQMSEARKVTLRKKLVFSPCYN is encoded by the exons ATGGCAGCCCAAGAATCAGTGAGACGTAATAAGACAGATATTCAGGACATTCTGTGTGCAGACTACCCACTCATCCTTGGCAAAGTTCATCAGAATAAACTGGTAACTCAGCGTGAGTACAACAACCTGAACAACATCAGTGGAGTAGATGTGGGGGGGCACGTCACCAGACTTGTGGATAAGCTTATGAATAAAGGAGAGGACACCTGCCGAGCCTTCCGGGACCTTCTACAAACTGACGAGGTCATCATCAGTACTTTCCCTGATCTGAAGAACATACAGTGGGGCTACACCCGTCCTCCATCTACCCCCATCCAAAGTACAGATGCAGCTCGTTATCGTGCTCCTGATACAACAGACAGCACATTCCGCAATAAAG ATGTCCCGTGCcaagacagcagaagaagaaatgag GATGAGCAGTATCAGCTGAGCAGCAAGCCTACCGGTCTCTGTGTGATCATTAACAACGAGAACTTCAAGAGTGGCAAGAGAAAGGGAACCAACGAGGATGCTC AAAGTCTGGCAGAGGTGTTCAGCTGGCTGGGGTTCAGAGTGCTGATGTGTAAAGACCTAACCAAGGACCAGATGGATCGGGTGCTGAAAAGCTTTGCTTCTCTGAGTGACATCTCTCAGCTCAACGTTAAGGAGTGGTCTGGCAGTAGATTCACCGACCTTAAGCAGCTTCCTCAGCATGGCGATGCCTTCATCTGCTGTATCATGAGTCATGGAAACACAGGCGGTGTCAGTGGGGTCGATGGAGCGCTCCTCCCCATTAATGAAATAACTTCGACTTTCAATGGGGCAAACTGCACCACCCTCATCAACAAGCCCAAAGTCTTCTTCATCCAGGCCTGCCAGGGGAGCAACATACAGCCGCGAGTGGTAGCATCAGACCTGGAGCCTGGTGCAAGTTCTGGTCCACTGGTGTACATCCCCGTGGACGCAGATTTCCTGGTTGCTGTTTCCACTGTAGAGGGTTATAAATCATACAGACAAAGAGATGGGAGCTGGTTCATGCAGTCCCTGTGCCAACAGCTACGGGACGGCAG TGGTGATGACCTCATGAACATTCTCTATCGGGTGAACAATGATGTAAGCCAGAAAGGCGGTGTCGACAGTGAGTCTCGTCCAGTGAAGCAGATGTCTGAAGCTAGAAAGGTCACCCTGAGGAAGAAACTTGTGTTCTCACCATGTTATAATTGA
- the catip gene encoding ciliogenesis-associated TTC17-interacting protein: MVQRDGQMVIDKVTTVGEEVTKESVSYPLSAVRGLLTEGSNLLLMRLIALRKKVPENMTFISFDQELHIIHTTYSELGPKQLEVGCETVEVFGVERRVDSVEDVPATWQCYFLPDGHLASRVQVGSPVIMRLLQLPSQLEKDLLNDKPVFEKRPLFWEEDMQMHSKFLDRKEELKADHASYLRQHPELRALMADFLQFLLLRKPDDIYKFAREYFLPFTSRRPPEPSFKTSSL; encoded by the exons ATGGTGCAGCGTGACGGCCAGATGGTGATCGACAAAGTTACCACTGtaggagag gaggtgACGAAGGAGAGTGTTTCTTATCCTTTATCTGCTGTAAGAGGGCTGCTAACTGAGGGCTCCAACCTACTGCTGATGCGTCTGATCGCTCTGAGGAAGAAGGTACCAGAAAACATGACCTTCATCTCCTTCGACCAGGAATTACACATCATCCACACCACTTAT AGTGAGCTTGGTCCAAAGCAGCTGGAAGTGGGGTGTGAGACGGTGGAGGTGTTCGGGGTGGAAAGGAGGGTTGACTCTGTGGAGGACGTCCCCGCTACCTGGCAGTGCTACTTCCTGCCTGATGG GCACCTGGCCAGCAGAGTGCAGGTGGGCTCACCGGTCATAATGAGGCTTCTGCAGCTGCCATCACAGCTAGAAAAAG acCTGTTGAATGACAAGCCGGTGTTTGAGAAGAGACCCCTGTTTTGGGAAGAGGACATGCAGATGCACTCCAAGTTCTTGGACAGAAAG GAGGAGCTGAAGGCGGACCACGCCTCGTACCTGAGGCAGCACCCAGAGCTGCGTGCCCTCATGGCCGACTTCCTGCAGTTCTTGCTGCTGAGGAAGCCAGACGACATCTACAAGTTTGCCAGAGAGTACTTCCTCCCCTTCACCTCCCGCCGTCCCCCAGAACCAAGCTTCAAAACCTCCTCACTTTGA
- the LOC144542129 gene encoding ciliogenesis-associated TTC17-interacting protein-like — protein MEVRLEDETAAATSAEVEGHDGGEFKTSDEALEFLSSIEPTELQKCVFSDSLVTVSQGGGELGKFSVTVEFAHRVQQPCLLLQAHSQGAIDDTPCGTTVTAYLSTDLETLEQDHHEYVKLEGHSLDRRCHMVQRDGQMMIDKVTTVGEVRENTTEREDEKSHLARALIKSYSTR, from the exons ATGGAAGTCCGGCTGGAGGACGAGACTGCTGCCGCTACCTCAGCTGAGGTTGAAGGACACGACGGAGGAGAGTTTAAAACCTCTGACGAAGCTCTCGAGTTTCTGTCCAGCATTG agcCCACAGAGCtgcagaagtgtgtgttttcagactCTCTGGTGACAGTGTCGCAGGGCGGTGGAGAGCTGGGGAAGTTCAGTGTGACAGTGGAGTTTGCCCATCGAGTCCAGCAGCcctgtttgctgctgcaggCCCACAGCCAAGGAGCCATAGACGACACCCCCTGTGGAACAACGGTGACAG CCTACCTATCCACGGACCTGGAGACGCTGGAGCAAGACCACCATGAGTATGTCAAG CTCGAGGGCCACAGTTTGGACAGGAGGTGTCACATGGTGCAGCGTGACGGCCAGATGATGATCGACAAAGTTACCACTGtaggagaggtgagagaaaacacaacagagagggaggatgagaagagTCACCTGGCCAGAGCCCTGATTAAAAGTTACTCTACAAGATAA